A single window of Venturia canescens isolate UGA chromosome 3, ASM1945775v1, whole genome shotgun sequence DNA harbors:
- the LOC122407894 gene encoding uncharacterized protein isoform X1 has protein sequence MHTIQQLDFLIRRARCRGRTNVNTTFWYLSSKVEQTGAAIESSRVYEAQSSTTPLIAYPHSFKMNVEYFKTEFVNFLRRFVAPINDQNVIPILTPLTYEEVIRATTEVINSQINSVFADSSENIKTPSVGIMVITPDAPDIPKINNEHGENGGNLARFRTLDEPAPGNFKDTPNEQVVTASPLPTKIDDTVDSADKNFPSDEKKEQVVVQKTSPSLVRSDTYVRGNNFGNASKDDQFGGTVLPQFPGNGLGTDDFSISNLNVPEFRAKLKILREVATEVVKKIDDLETNVPENTRAIRRLSTLGCFSGLSRNAVATRTIQRPKMGRRSLTAFPGTPTSSRMSPRGEKMNLSSMKSLSTVVLTNINSSRLTMPTTVRSVSSGSIEKKASPRSAQVSRLPTAKTMKSVSSTVRSVSSGTLKLTKKSFKSPNQGTHLCSTKSPALSLMSLPSEALDRPLKNPKYAHIPSTIPKPGTVLGKRKADEF, from the exons GTGCCGAGGCAGGACGAATGTAAACACAACATTTTGGTATTTATCGAGCAAAGTTGAACAAACCGGAGCAGCGATTGAGTCGAGTCGAGTATACGAAGCTCAGTCGTCGACAACGCCGTTGATAGCTTATCCACATTCTTTCAAAATGAACGTCGAATATTTTAAAACGGAATTCGTGAATTTTCTGCGGCGCTTCGTGGCACCGATTAAC gACCAAAATGTGATACCAATTTTAACGCCTCTAACTTACGAGGAAGTAATCAGGGCGACTACGGAAGTTataaattcacaaattaaCTCCGTTTTCGCGGATTCGagcgaaaatataaaaacgccCTCCGTTGGAATAATGGTGATCACGCCAGACGCTCCAGACATTCCGAAAATTAATAACGAGCACGGCGAAAATGGCGGCAACCTGGCAAG GTTCCGAACACTCGACGAACCGGCCCCGGGCAACTTCAAAGATACACCGAACGAGCAAGTTGTCACGGCGAGCCCATTACCGACTAAGATTGACGACACTGTCGATAGTGCAGACAAGAATTTCccgagcgatgaaaaaaag GAGCAGGTCGTCGTTCAAAAAACGAGCCCTTCACTCGTGCGATCGGATACATACGTGCGTGGAAATAATTTCGGAAATGCTTCAAAAGATGACCAATTTGGAGGAACTGTTCTTCCCCAATTCCCCGGCAACGGTTTGGGAACCGACGATTTCTCTATCTCGAATCTCAACGTTCCTGAATTCCGTGCGAAGCTGAAGATTCTTCGAGAAGTTGCGACGGAGGTGGTGAAGAAAATCGATGATTTGGAG ACGAATGTTCCGGAAAATACGCGTGCGATTCGTCGTTTGTCAACCCTGGGATGCTTCTCCGGCTTGAGTCGGAACGCGGTGGCGACAAGAACGATCCAGCGACCGAAAATGGGGCGTCGATCATTGACCGCGTTCCCAGGGACACCAACGTCCTCGAGGATGAGTCCtaggggagaaaaaatgaacttgTCGAGCATGAAAAGCTTGTCCACCGTCGTCTTGACGAATATCAACAGTTCGAGACTAACGATGCCAACGACCGTCCGTTCAGTGAGTTCGGGGAGcatcgagaaaaaagcttcGCCGAGGTCGGCTCAAGTATCGCGTTTACCTACGGCGAAAACAATGAAGTCAGTTTCCTCAACAGTGCGCTCGGTGAGTTCAGGAACTCTCAAGTTGaccaaaaaatcattcaagaGTCCGAATCAGGGGACTCATTTGTGCAGCACCAAGTCACCAGCACTGTCGCTAATGAGCTTGCCCAGTGAGGCTCTAGACCGACCGTTGAAAAACCCGAAGTACGCTCACATCCCGAGCACCATCCCGAAACCAGGAACCGTACTTGGTAAACGTAAAGctgatgaattttga
- the LOC122407894 gene encoding uncharacterized protein isoform X2, with product MNVEYFKTEFVNFLRRFVAPINDQNVIPILTPLTYEEVIRATTEVINSQINSVFADSSENIKTPSVGIMVITPDAPDIPKINNEHGENGGNLARFRTLDEPAPGNFKDTPNEQVVTASPLPTKIDDTVDSADKNFPSDEKKEQVVVQKTSPSLVRSDTYVRGNNFGNASKDDQFGGTVLPQFPGNGLGTDDFSISNLNVPEFRAKLKILREVATEVVKKIDDLETNVPENTRAIRRLSTLGCFSGLSRNAVATRTIQRPKMGRRSLTAFPGTPTSSRMSPRGEKMNLSSMKSLSTVVLTNINSSRLTMPTTVRSVSSGSIEKKASPRSAQVSRLPTAKTMKSVSSTVRSVSSGTLKLTKKSFKSPNQGTHLCSTKSPALSLMSLPSEALDRPLKNPKYAHIPSTIPKPGTVLGKRKADEF from the exons ATGAACGTCGAATATTTTAAAACGGAATTCGTGAATTTTCTGCGGCGCTTCGTGGCACCGATTAAC gACCAAAATGTGATACCAATTTTAACGCCTCTAACTTACGAGGAAGTAATCAGGGCGACTACGGAAGTTataaattcacaaattaaCTCCGTTTTCGCGGATTCGagcgaaaatataaaaacgccCTCCGTTGGAATAATGGTGATCACGCCAGACGCTCCAGACATTCCGAAAATTAATAACGAGCACGGCGAAAATGGCGGCAACCTGGCAAG GTTCCGAACACTCGACGAACCGGCCCCGGGCAACTTCAAAGATACACCGAACGAGCAAGTTGTCACGGCGAGCCCATTACCGACTAAGATTGACGACACTGTCGATAGTGCAGACAAGAATTTCccgagcgatgaaaaaaag GAGCAGGTCGTCGTTCAAAAAACGAGCCCTTCACTCGTGCGATCGGATACATACGTGCGTGGAAATAATTTCGGAAATGCTTCAAAAGATGACCAATTTGGAGGAACTGTTCTTCCCCAATTCCCCGGCAACGGTTTGGGAACCGACGATTTCTCTATCTCGAATCTCAACGTTCCTGAATTCCGTGCGAAGCTGAAGATTCTTCGAGAAGTTGCGACGGAGGTGGTGAAGAAAATCGATGATTTGGAG ACGAATGTTCCGGAAAATACGCGTGCGATTCGTCGTTTGTCAACCCTGGGATGCTTCTCCGGCTTGAGTCGGAACGCGGTGGCGACAAGAACGATCCAGCGACCGAAAATGGGGCGTCGATCATTGACCGCGTTCCCAGGGACACCAACGTCCTCGAGGATGAGTCCtaggggagaaaaaatgaacttgTCGAGCATGAAAAGCTTGTCCACCGTCGTCTTGACGAATATCAACAGTTCGAGACTAACGATGCCAACGACCGTCCGTTCAGTGAGTTCGGGGAGcatcgagaaaaaagcttcGCCGAGGTCGGCTCAAGTATCGCGTTTACCTACGGCGAAAACAATGAAGTCAGTTTCCTCAACAGTGCGCTCGGTGAGTTCAGGAACTCTCAAGTTGaccaaaaaatcattcaagaGTCCGAATCAGGGGACTCATTTGTGCAGCACCAAGTCACCAGCACTGTCGCTAATGAGCTTGCCCAGTGAGGCTCTAGACCGACCGTTGAAAAACCCGAAGTACGCTCACATCCCGAGCACCATCCCGAAACCAGGAACCGTACTTGGTAAACGTAAAGctgatgaattttga